From a region of the Odoribacter splanchnicus DSM 20712 genome:
- a CDS encoding FecR family protein yields MDKKFINWRVIMQSLLGKSTGVDDEQVEEWLHEDARNQEYYEKAKYYFDNYYSGEKEIHQINMKKAWDDFLVYTKKSRNNIWKRYLQYVAGVVMLLGVGVALLLLVGKSEKPSTVVQNQMITPGTVKALLIFHSGSQVSLTDSTVFEQVVEQHSMAEKMDEETQMEYNTIIVPRGGEYSLALADGTRIKINSDSKLTFPHRFMGEERRVRLEGEALFDVVKDKEHPFIVETAKGNVQVLGTLFDINVYPEEDVVQTTLVEGRVVFKGKGMSQHVELSPGEQVTYNMKSGESHVEKVNTKVYVGWAEGKWFIEGERLEDITKQLSRWYDVEFFYKNPEAKELVFTGDLEKYDDCEVALDIISMTTNVMFTIRDRAIIVQMK; encoded by the coding sequence ATGGACAAGAAGTTTATAAATTGGAGGGTAATTATGCAAAGTCTTTTAGGTAAGTCTACCGGTGTCGATGATGAGCAAGTTGAGGAGTGGTTGCATGAAGATGCCCGGAATCAAGAATATTATGAGAAAGCCAAATATTATTTCGATAATTATTATTCTGGTGAAAAAGAAATACACCAAATTAATATGAAGAAAGCTTGGGATGATTTTTTAGTTTATACAAAAAAATCACGGAATAACATATGGAAAAGATATTTGCAGTATGTAGCCGGTGTTGTAATGTTATTGGGTGTTGGAGTGGCTTTATTATTGTTGGTAGGTAAATCAGAGAAGCCTTCAACAGTTGTTCAAAATCAAATGATAACACCCGGAACAGTAAAGGCTTTGTTGATTTTTCATTCGGGTAGTCAGGTCTCATTAACAGATTCTACTGTTTTTGAACAAGTCGTAGAGCAGCATTCGATGGCAGAAAAAATGGATGAAGAAACCCAAATGGAATATAATACGATTATTGTTCCGCGAGGAGGAGAGTATAGTTTGGCTTTAGCAGATGGTACAAGAATAAAAATAAATTCAGATTCTAAATTGACATTCCCTCATAGATTTATGGGAGAGGAGCGTCGTGTCCGTTTGGAAGGCGAGGCTTTGTTTGATGTGGTAAAAGATAAGGAGCATCCTTTCATTGTGGAAACAGCAAAAGGAAATGTACAAGTGTTAGGAACACTATTTGATATTAATGTTTATCCGGAGGAGGATGTTGTACAGACAACATTGGTCGAGGGTCGGGTTGTCTTTAAGGGGAAGGGGATGTCGCAACATGTGGAATTGTCACCAGGAGAGCAAGTGACATACAATATGAAAAGCGGAGAGTCGCATGTAGAGAAAGTAAATACTAAAGTTTATGTAGGTTGGGCTGAAGGGAAGTGGTTTATAGAAGGGGAACGGCTGGAAGATATAACGAAACAGTTGTCGCGTTGGTATGATGTGGAGTTTTTTTATAAAAATCCTGAAGCAAAGGAACTTGTTTTTACCGGCGATCTGGAAAAGTATGATGATTGTGAAGTGGCCTTGGATATAATATCAATGACCACTAATGTGATGTTCACAATTAGAGATAGAGCCATAATCGTACAAATGAAATAG
- a CDS encoding RNA polymerase sigma-70 factor produces the protein MEDKELFVLKSLYKRDYNAFHYLYESYFSKMVLFAESYVYDEEEAKDLVQDLFFYIWDHADSLLIKTSLKAYLFTSLRNRCLNALRDRKIVDSCNDKLLEAQLFAGIKDIEINETVEMRLQNALNTLPDKCREIILLKIVEGKKNKEIANQLGLAETTVKTQVQRAYRILREQLIPILLFISWLQNGGY, from the coding sequence ATGGAAGACAAGGAACTATTTGTATTAAAATCATTGTATAAACGAGACTACAACGCATTTCATTATCTTTATGAATCGTATTTCTCTAAAATGGTTTTGTTTGCAGAAAGTTATGTGTACGATGAGGAAGAAGCAAAAGATTTAGTCCAAGATTTATTCTTTTATATTTGGGACCATGCGGATTCTTTGTTGATAAAAACTTCTTTGAAAGCTTATTTATTTACCTCTTTACGAAACCGTTGTCTGAATGCATTGCGTGACCGCAAAATAGTGGATAGTTGTAATGATAAATTACTGGAAGCACAATTGTTTGCTGGGATAAAAGATATCGAGATAAATGAAACTGTTGAAATGCGGTTGCAGAATGCTTTGAATACTTTGCCTGATAAGTGTAGAGAAATTATATTGTTGAAGATAGTTGAAGGTAAAAAAAATAAAGAAATAGCGAACCAATTAGGGTTGGCTGAAACTACAGTTAAAACACAAGTACAACGGGCTTATAGAATTTTAAGAGAACAGTTAATACCTATATTATTGTTTATTAGCTGGCTTCAAAATGGAGGATATTAG
- a CDS encoding transposase encodes MTKTGAVKMHTLLDYDCLLPEFVNITDGKRSDNKATFDIEIKPHSIVVADRGYCDYGLLNHWDSNNVFYVGRHKDNIRYRTIEELPLPKQHTQNVLMDESIEFGLPAAKEKFPKRLKRIAVWNDEHGFVIELLTNNFTLAASTIAKLYKAR; translated from the coding sequence GTGACGAAAACAGGTGCCGTAAAGATGCATACATTGCTTGATTACGATTGTCTGTTGCCTGAGTTCGTAAATATTACAGACGGGAAGAGATCTGACAACAAAGCCACTTTTGACATTGAGATAAAGCCGCACAGCATCGTGGTGGCCGACCGCGGATATTGCGACTACGGCCTCCTAAATCATTGGGACAGCAACAATGTATTCTATGTTGGCCGCCATAAGGACAATATTCGGTACAGGACTATTGAGGAACTGCCCTTACCCAAGCAGCATACCCAAAACGTCCTGATGGATGAAAGCATCGAGTTCGGGCTACCTGCGGCCAAAGAGAAATTCCCCAAAAGGCTGAAGCGTATAGCAGTGTGGAACGATGAGCATGGATTTGTTATTGAGCTTCTTACCAATAATTTTACACTTGCAGCCTCTACGATAGCAAAACTGTATAAGGCGCGATAG
- a CDS encoding IS1634 family transposase, which translates to MFINRSKNKSGTTSVRVLQKRGRNNVLVKSFGSSRDMSEIERMVEQAQEFIRRQTGTYYNLFNQPPEQNLEDFIGKLSNSQISVDGPEVVFGRLFDHVGYDAIGGLFRPLVLSRLVAPGSKLKTVDYLWRYNGVSYDVNKIYRYLDKLCGRKGNADDIKSKIEQITFAHGARAMGGCIDVVFYDITTLYFEVAGEDDLRRTGYLKDGKFDCPQILLGLLVTREGLPISYEIFQGDLSEKKTFIPLLKRAQQKFGFPSPIVVADAGLLSRKNIDALVAAGYEYILGARLKNENANVKKKVLALNLSDGQVASIETDDGLRIVVSFTEKRQKKDAFNRTRGLLRLQAKVASGKITKKHINNRGYNKYLRIEGEANISIDLETFEKDAAWDGLKGYVTNATLPDEEVLANYHNLWFIERVFRMSKTDLQIRPMYHRLRNRIEGHICICFCVYVLQLEMERLLKAANSTITLEKARELVKTMYALTYTKSGHIKPSKTMLRMDPLQQELYQLVDEWVKSDLGNA; encoded by the coding sequence ATGTTTATCAACCGATCCAAAAACAAATCAGGCACAACGAGCGTCCGAGTTCTTCAAAAACGAGGTCGTAACAACGTTTTGGTAAAGAGTTTTGGCAGTTCACGCGACATGTCGGAGATTGAGCGGATGGTTGAACAGGCACAAGAGTTTATCCGGCGTCAGACTGGGACGTATTACAATCTCTTTAATCAGCCGCCAGAACAAAATCTGGAGGATTTTATAGGCAAGCTTTCCAATAGCCAAATATCTGTGGACGGGCCGGAGGTTGTCTTTGGCAGATTGTTTGACCATGTAGGCTATGATGCAATAGGAGGTCTGTTCCGTCCATTGGTTCTCAGCCGTCTCGTTGCCCCGGGAAGCAAGTTGAAAACAGTTGATTATCTGTGGAGATATAATGGAGTGTCGTATGATGTGAACAAGATTTACCGTTATCTTGACAAGTTGTGTGGAAGAAAGGGCAATGCCGATGACATCAAATCTAAAATCGAGCAGATTACTTTTGCGCATGGCGCCAGGGCAATGGGAGGATGTATTGATGTGGTATTCTATGACATTACCACGCTCTATTTCGAGGTGGCTGGTGAAGATGATCTCAGGCGCACAGGATACTTAAAAGACGGCAAATTTGATTGTCCGCAGATTCTTCTCGGACTGTTGGTGACAAGGGAGGGGTTGCCGATAAGCTATGAGATATTCCAGGGAGATCTGTCGGAAAAGAAAACGTTTATACCTTTGCTGAAACGAGCTCAGCAGAAGTTCGGATTCCCCAGCCCGATTGTGGTGGCCGACGCGGGCCTGCTGTCGCGCAAAAATATTGATGCTCTTGTCGCTGCCGGCTATGAGTATATACTTGGAGCAAGGCTTAAAAACGAGAATGCCAATGTCAAGAAGAAAGTCTTGGCGCTCAATCTCTCAGACGGTCAGGTTGCATCAATCGAGACAGACGACGGACTACGTATTGTTGTGTCATTTACAGAAAAGCGCCAGAAGAAAGATGCTTTCAACCGCACCAGAGGGCTTTTGCGACTCCAGGCAAAGGTAGCCTCCGGCAAGATCACTAAGAAGCACATAAATAATCGAGGCTACAACAAATATCTGCGAATTGAAGGAGAGGCGAATATAAGCATCGATCTTGAAACTTTTGAGAAAGACGCGGCATGGGATGGTTTGAAAGGCTATGTAACCAATGCCACGCTCCCGGATGAAGAAGTCCTTGCCAACTACCATAACTTATGGTTTATCGAACGGGTATTCCGCATGAGCAAAACCGACCTGCAGATACGACCCATGTATCATCGTCTGAGGAATCGTATCGAGGGACATATCTGCATCTGCTTTTGCGTTTATGTCCTACAACTTGAGATGGAACGTCTGCTAAAGGCCGCAAACTCGACAATCACATTGGAGAAAGCCCGAGAGCTTGTAAAGACGATGTATGCTCTGACATACACTAAGTCCGGACATATCAAGCCCTCAAAGACAATGCTGCGCATGGATCCTCTGCAACAGGAGCTATATCAGCTGGTCGACGAATGGGTAAAGTCTGATTTGGGTAACGCATGA
- a CDS encoding helix-turn-helix domain-containing protein, which produces MDIDIKLVHIGQAIDKRRNELGLSKSELGRRIGVPQQHINRILERETMETSKLAKVSQALDYNFFALFCSMSHQISAYLAAVTLNSNAHNTIGDNELATQLSKEQAVVESQKEIIKLLKEQIDNLNTQINRLDSNLNDKDEIIRLLKERGQ; this is translated from the coding sequence ATGGATATAGACATAAAATTGGTGCATATTGGGCAAGCGATTGACAAACGCCGCAATGAGCTTGGGCTTAGTAAGTCCGAACTCGGTCGCAGGATTGGTGTGCCCCAGCAACATATCAATCGCATCCTTGAACGGGAAACAATGGAAACCAGCAAACTTGCCAAAGTGAGCCAAGCCTTGGATTATAATTTCTTTGCGCTGTTCTGCTCGATGTCACATCAAATATCCGCATACCTTGCGGCTGTCACATTGAACAGTAATGCACATAATACTATTGGTGATAATGAACTTGCGACACAGCTTTCCAAAGAGCAGGCTGTCGTTGAATCTCAAAAAGAAATTATCAAGCTATTAAAAGAACAGATTGATAATTTGAATACGCAGATAAACCGTCTTGATTCCAACTTGAATGATAAAGACGAAATCATAAGACTATTAAAAGAAAGGGGGCAATAA